AATAAATTATCACAAGAGATGTTGAAATCAAAAAAGCAAATTAATTTTCGTCAGTTAAGAAAGAAACAAGAAGAATATACTCACATTTAATTATGGATAAAAATTCAGAAAATTACAAATGTAATATTTTGGCTGTTTATTACTATAAATAAATTTTCATTAAATAATAATGAGATTGTGCGTAACGCACAATCTTTTCTTTTTATTGTCGGAATTTAATTTTTAAACCAGGAAAATTAGTAATTGAAGTAGAATAAGTAAACGTAACCTTAATTTTATGCTTAGGAGGCAAGTAGATGATTCCTAAACGAAACTCTATATTAGTATTACTAATTTGTATTATTTTGTTTTCTTACGTGTTACCTATTTCGGCTATGAATATGAAGGTTAGATTATCAATTAATGGACAAGTTGTTGATCAAGCTTTAAATGTGCAAAAGGTTAATGATACTTTATTGATTCCTGTGAAGGTATTAGATCAACAATTTGCTTTAGAAGTTGAATGGATAAATATAATTAAGAGTGTTAACATAAAATTAGATGATAGAATAATTAAGTTAAGGGTTGGGGAAAGACAAGTACAGTTTGGTGATGAAATTAAAGAATTAAGTACTAAAGTTAAATTAGTGGATGGTCAAGCATTGATTCCAGCTGACTTCGTAGCAGAAATTTTAGGTTATCAGATGAATTTTACTGATAATGAATTAGAGTTTTTTAAACCGATTTTAAAAGTGAAGGATATTACATATAATGAGACAGATTTTGGTGAAGAAATTGTAATTACAACCAATAAAAAACCTCATTATAAAACAAAATCTTTACCTGCGCCAGAACGATTATTTATTGACATTTTTAATTCAGAGTTAACTAAAGAAATTGATGAAATAGCTGTCAATAATGGTTTAATTTTTCAAATTAGAAGTGGTCAGTTTAAAGCAGGTATTGTCAGAATTGTATTGGATCTATATCAACCTTTAAGCTATAATACTGATGTAGTTAAAGTTGGTGATGATTATCAGCTTAAACTTAAGATTAATCCACGAATTATTGGTTTTAGGTATAATAATGAGAGAAAGACATTTGCTATTTTGTCTAACAAAAAATTAAGTGATTATCAAACTAAATATAAAAAAGAAGATAATGAATTAATTGTTGAATTCTCCAATACTTTATTAGATGTGGTGAAAGATTCAATAGAAATAGAGGATAATGAATCTATTAAGAAAGTAAAGTTGAACCAAATTAACAGAGGTGGTTCTACAGCGGTTAAAATTAATTTTCAACTAAAGAAGCGGGTAAAGTTTAATACATATAATGATCCTAAAAATCCTAATAAGTTAATTTTGAATCCAAATGATACTGCTGAATTATTTGGTGTTAAATATGATAAGCAGGTGAACAATGTAGAGATTAAAGTTAGTAAGCCAGTTTCTGTTAAATCAGTTCCTTTAAAGAAAGGAAGTAGATTGGTACTAGATTTACCGAATACTGTTTTTCGTAAAGTTAGTGAAAGTTTAAGAGTTGGGAATGATTCTGTAGAGGAAATTAGGATAGCACAATTTAATAAAAAGATGTCTAGAGTGGTAGTTGATTTAAAGAAATTAGTTAATTATGAACTAGAATCTATTCAAGATGATGCTAATAATAATTATAGTATAATTGTTAAATTAGATAATCTCAACAATGATTCACAAATAGATAAATCAGATGATAAATCTGATAAAGGCAAGACATCAAAAGATAATCATCCGTCTACAGATAAATCTTATGAAAAGTATTTAGAGGAAGTTAACATTTTTAAGAAAAAAAATCGAATTAATTTACAAATTAATTTAAATACTAAATCTGATTATAAAATTAGGAAGTTTAAGTATCCTAATCGTTTAGTTATTGATATACCAGGAGCTGTTGACAATTTAGATCCTGACCAGATAGCTAAACCTCAAGGAATAATTAAGGACGTAAGAGTAAGTCAATTTTCTCGAGATCCTCTAATGTCAAGAGTTGTTTTTGAATTGCCGTATCCTATAAATTATGATCTAATTTCTAAAGACCAGAGTGCTCAAATAAAACTTAAACTCAGGATACCTAATCGAGATTTATCTTTATCTGGTAGAATGATCGTCATTGATGCTGGTCATGGAGGGGCAGATCCAGGAGCAATTGGTCCTAGTGGAATAATGGAGAAGAAAGTGAATTTAGATATTGCTAAACGCTTGACTGCTTTATTAAGGAAAGCTGGGGCTAAAGTAAAGATGACTAGAACAAATGATGAATATATTACACTGTGGTCAAGGGCAGATATGGCTAATGAATTAGGGTGTGACATTTTTGTTAGCATTCATTCTAATGCTCATAAAGGAGAAGATGCCTCTGGGACAGAAACTTATATTTACCCTGGTAGTTATGGTGACACCTTGATATTAGCTAAGATTATGCAGAGTTCGCTTCAGGAGAAGATTGGATTAATCGATCGAGGTGTTAAATTCGAAAGACTTTATGTCTTAGAAAAGACAACTATGCCTTCTATTTTAAGTGAAATTGCTTTTATTACTAATGAAGAAGAAGAGCAATTATTGGCTGACCCGAACCTTAGACAAAAGGCAGCTGCAGGTTTATATGAAGGAATAGTTGCCTATTTTAATAGGTAAACGAGTCAGCTAAGGAGGGTAAGGAGAATGACTAAAAAGAATAAAAAGATAAATTATTTATTTATCGGGGGAGTAGTTTTAATTTTAGGTTTGCTATATTTAATCATGTTTACTCCTTCTAAAATTGAAACAAAGAAAGTAAAATTATATTTTAGTTTTAATCAAGGACAAAATTTAAAAGCAGAAGTAAGAAAAGTTACTACTGATAAATTATATAAAAATACTGTTCAAGAATTGATAAATGGTCCAACGAATGAAGAATTAGTAAGGACGATTCCTGATGGTACTCAATTAATTGATTTAAAATTAAAAGAAAGAACATTAGTATTAAATTTTAATTCTAAGCTTAAAGAAAACCATTGGGGTGGAAGTACAGGTGAAATGATGACTATTTATTCTATTGTAAATACTATGACTCAATTTCCAGAAATTAATCAAGTTTTATTTTTAATTGAAGGAGAAGAGGTTAAGAGTTTAGCAGGTCACATGGGGTTAGTAGAACCAATAAGTGCTAACGAAAAAATAATTATAGAATAGTGATGTTAAAAGTGAGACAATTGTCTCACTTTTATTTAGGTAAGTTTAATTTAAAATTGATAATTAATATAAGATGGTAATATTAATATTTAATAGTAGAATACTAATTTAATAAAAGCAAATATTTAATTAAGGATATATCTACCCTGGGATTTAGTTAAAAAATTAGATTATACTTTGTGTTTATGAGAATAAAAAGAATTTGGGAAGGTGAAAGAATGAAATCAAGTAATCCAATTGCGCTATTTGACTCCGGGGTTGGTGGCTTAACGGTTACTAAAGAGGTAATGGAAGAATTCCCACATGAGAATGTTATTCATTTTGGAGATACTCTACATTTACCTTATGGCCCCCGTGCTCAAGAACAAGTTCGCTCATTTGCATTCAAAATTATAGATTATTTAATAGATGTAATTAATGTTAAATTAGTTATTATTGCATGTAATACAGCAACAGCTGCTGCTTTAAAGTTAGCAAAAGAGAAGTTTGAAATACCGATTATCGGTCCTGTTAAACCTGGAGCTAAAGCGGCTGTTAAAGAGACTAATAATCAGAAGCTTGGAGTAATAGCAACTAAAGGTACAATTGGTAGCCGGGCTTATCATCGAGAAATTAGAGAATTATCTACTAAAGTTGAAATATTTGCTAAAGCATGTCCAGAGTTTGTTACTTTAGTAGAGAAAGGCAAGGTTATAGGTTCAGAAGTTGAAGAGGTAGTTCAAGAGTATTTAGCTCCTCTGCGGGCCGAAGGAGTAGATACTTTATTATTAGGTTGTACTCATTTTCCTTATTTAAACAAAATAATTCAAAAAGTCATGGGACCAGAGGTTAGTTTAATTTATCCTGGCAAAGAGATAGCTATTCAAGCTAGAGAAATTCTATCAAAACACGGGTTATTAAATAAACAGCCTCAACTAGGTAAGAGAGAGTTTTATGTGAGTAATCTGGAAAATATATCGTATGATTTTGTAAAAGTTGGCAAAGAATTTTTAGAACTAAGAGAGTTAGAATTTAAAAAACTAGATATCTTTGATGAATAATTAATCTTAAACTATAAATTAGAAAATTTGATGTTGGAGAAGGAAGAATT
The Selenihalanaerobacter shriftii genome window above contains:
- the murI gene encoding glutamate racemase, whose translation is MKSSNPIALFDSGVGGLTVTKEVMEEFPHENVIHFGDTLHLPYGPRAQEQVRSFAFKIIDYLIDVINVKLVIIACNTATAAALKLAKEKFEIPIIGPVKPGAKAAVKETNNQKLGVIATKGTIGSRAYHREIRELSTKVEIFAKACPEFVTLVEKGKVIGSEVEEVVQEYLAPLRAEGVDTLLLGCTHFPYLNKIIQKVMGPEVSLIYPGKEIAIQAREILSKHGLLNKQPQLGKREFYVSNLENISYDFVKVGKEFLELRELEFKKLDIFDE
- a CDS encoding GerMN domain-containing protein yields the protein MTKKNKKINYLFIGGVVLILGLLYLIMFTPSKIETKKVKLYFSFNQGQNLKAEVRKVTTDKLYKNTVQELINGPTNEELVRTIPDGTQLIDLKLKERTLVLNFNSKLKENHWGGSTGEMMTIYSIVNTMTQFPEINQVLFLIEGEEVKSLAGHMGLVEPISANEKIIIE
- a CDS encoding N-acetylmuramoyl-L-alanine amidase family protein, translated to MIPKRNSILVLLICIILFSYVLPISAMNMKVRLSINGQVVDQALNVQKVNDTLLIPVKVLDQQFALEVEWINIIKSVNIKLDDRIIKLRVGERQVQFGDEIKELSTKVKLVDGQALIPADFVAEILGYQMNFTDNELEFFKPILKVKDITYNETDFGEEIVITTNKKPHYKTKSLPAPERLFIDIFNSELTKEIDEIAVNNGLIFQIRSGQFKAGIVRIVLDLYQPLSYNTDVVKVGDDYQLKLKINPRIIGFRYNNERKTFAILSNKKLSDYQTKYKKEDNELIVEFSNTLLDVVKDSIEIEDNESIKKVKLNQINRGGSTAVKINFQLKKRVKFNTYNDPKNPNKLILNPNDTAELFGVKYDKQVNNVEIKVSKPVSVKSVPLKKGSRLVLDLPNTVFRKVSESLRVGNDSVEEIRIAQFNKKMSRVVVDLKKLVNYELESIQDDANNNYSIIVKLDNLNNDSQIDKSDDKSDKGKTSKDNHPSTDKSYEKYLEEVNIFKKKNRINLQINLNTKSDYKIRKFKYPNRLVIDIPGAVDNLDPDQIAKPQGIIKDVRVSQFSRDPLMSRVVFELPYPINYDLISKDQSAQIKLKLRIPNRDLSLSGRMIVIDAGHGGADPGAIGPSGIMEKKVNLDIAKRLTALLRKAGAKVKMTRTNDEYITLWSRADMANELGCDIFVSIHSNAHKGEDASGTETYIYPGSYGDTLILAKIMQSSLQEKIGLIDRGVKFERLYVLEKTTMPSILSEIAFITNEEEEQLLADPNLRQKAAAGLYEGIVAYFNR